TTAGTTTCGGCCAAAGCCCGGACCTGTTAATTAGGACCAAATCCTGGAGTTAAGAGTAGTGGGATCGATCagccgctttctctcttttcctctctctttctctttttccctttctccctagaGTCAATGCTTTGTTATGGGCACGCTCCCCTCCAATTCAGCCGGGGTgtgccacttacacacttacgagtttcctaatttcttgatccatttaaattttagaTAAATACCTTTCAGTGCCATCGATCGCAGTCATTTCAGATTAAtttaaaattatgtgattggctggaaacagaaaaacatggGAGAAATACTGGGAGAAAACAAGCAACTTGCCACTTTGcctcataaatcataatgtatccctttctctctctctctttgttttcactatctttccaaGTATCTCTATCTgcccattgttacatctcacccaCCTCACTAAgactcactatgttgacaaggagcctAGCAGACAAAACCATGCTggttgacaaggggtctgtgcatttactagtctactgaaagagagagagagagagagagagagagagagagagagagagagagagagagaaagagagaaagagagaaagagagagagagagagagagagagagagagagagagagagagagagagagagagagagagagagagagagagagatcggttagtgagcaagggagagaaagagagacatgaggaactcgtgaggacttcattggtgtgtgtgtgtgtgtgtgtgtgtgtgtgtgtgtgtgtgtgtgtgtgtgtgtgtgtgtgtgtgtgtgtgtgtttatataaatatatatattatatatacatatatatatatatatatatatatatatatatatatattatatatatatatatacacacatacatacatacatacatacatacatacatacatacatgcatatatatatatatatatatatatatatatatatatatatatacatacatacacacatatatatatatatatatatatatatatatatatacatatacatacatatatatatatataaatatatatatacatatatatatatatatatatacatatatatatatatatacatacatatatacatgtatatatatatatatatatatatatatatatatatatatatatatatatatatatatatgtatgtatgtatacatgatagtTTATGTGCGTAGGTGTGTTACTGTATGGATACATTAATGCACTACTAAACATCCACATTTTACACAGCGAACCTCATtttcaaaaaaggaaattaaacaaaTGCATACGTCACAATACTCGAAAGACAAAAGATTTACAATACTGGATCATGGATGCCTCAAACGCCTATACAGAATCGATTACACTTAATGaagtacatgttttttttatgtgatatgatgtggcaagtaagtattgtttttttctagtgACTTTCCATACTAGTTATCATATTGACTGTGAAACAGATGGGAAAAAATATACACGTATGCCATGCTGACAAACCtttaatgaatatattattaaACAATTTTTGCCTATCTCAAACATAGATTTTGGGAAACAGACCAATGCGCAtattatgcatgtacgtgtgtatgtacccTGTTCGAGATCTAGGGTCCTGTTAAATCAACATCAGAAAAGTAGATGTGCTGATTAAATTCGACAATGCATGAGGATATCATGCTTCTTTTTTCCCATGtctatattccttttcctttgtttggGTAAGAATATGATTGCTAAAATACCGATGGATATGATGTTGCAACAGGTGTATTTGCAAGGTATGTTATCCTGCTTATTGATTAACGGCAGTAGCTGTGCAGTTGAATCCTTTGTAgtgaatagagggagagacagacaactTGACAGTCGTTCCTCGCTGAGATGTCACCACGGAATCAGGCTTGTCTGTCCCGCAATAAGGACTGCAAGAAGGAAGGTAAATCAATTTATTAAACCATGAAATTGTTAGGTTAAGTCCACACGGACGTCCCTTGCATATCATTACTTCAAGAAAATCTGGCAAGGTTCTTTTTTCCCAATATGTGAACGAATaaagcaacaaaataaaaataaaaggatagatCAAAGCCATATGAAATATGATACACAACTGGCGCGAGAAAAGGGTTTCGCAATTAAAAGTGACtatcaaaggagaaagagagaggcaaatgcTCACCCTTGCCCTGAATTAGTATTGGAGATAGTCAGAAAGTCATCCAGACAAAAGATAAACTTTCCCCCAACTTGAAAGTCGCTGCAAGATATCGAAATCTTGTCTGTGTCGTTAACGGCCTGCGATTAAGAGTTATgttatttaaaaatgataataatcaaaggctaatcatgataacaataataacaaagactggACAATAAGGTAtttagtgtgtgtggttgtgcatgtgcatgtgtgtttgtgtgtgtttgtgtatgtgtatgtgtgtttgtgcatgtgcgtgtgtgtctgaacgcatatatgtatgtgtgtatgtattatcttctcctttctttcttataccCTTTCTCTCGGCTAAATATATATCGTTGCCAGAACTTACACAGAATACCCATTCTGCGCTGGCGCCGCTGCCGTAGTTGGAAGGGTAATTCTGAGATGTGAATGCCTTGCTATTTCCTGCATCAAGCCATACTTCATTATCTGGATAAAAACAGAGAAATCGCACATCATAGATAAATTTTCCTTGAGCATAATGCGTACAGGAAATTTACTTGATCACACAGGATGACTAATGCATATGTTATATTCATAACGAATAAGTaggtaaaataatgaaaattctaTTCCACCCCGATACTTACTCGCTGGATTGGTTGCATTCATGCAAATTTCGGCTCTGACGGCCTTGGCGGTGCAGCTAAATCCGTCATAAATCGCTCCGGTGTAGACACGGAGCTTGACGCTGGTTCCTCTTTCATTCGTCGTCACGGACGTCGGTCCTGTGATGCCACAGAATCTGGGCGAAGCAATTGACAGGTTATAAGGCTCAatcaaaattatgtatatatacagcataagCATGTAGCCACACTCACACTCCTGCATTGATCCCGAACTCACTTGCTGGTGGAGTCAACGTTGGAGATCGTGAAGGTGTCGTCCAAGCAGTCAAAGAAAGCCCCTCCGACGTGAAAGGCGCTGCAGGAGACTTCTATCTTGTCACTGCTATCTACGGCCTGTAGCGGGTATAACAATAGCTGAAAttgtaattatgtgtatatatgcgttctGAATAAGTCTAATATTCCCGTTTCATGTCCATCTTTTGGCTATCCTAGTAGCGAAAACAATGGGGAAAACTTACACAGAATCTCCATTCCCTGCTGTCGTCACTGCCATAGTTCGATGACGGATAACCCGAGGAGGAGAACGGTTCAACTTGATCATTTTCTAACCATATCTCATTTGCTGTATGGAGTATGGAAAATGTagtgtattgtatatgtgtgctatgcattcatttatacatgcgtatatcaaaatgtatgttcacacacactcacatacatgcacacacacacacaaacacaaagttactaaacaatcaaacaaacaataactAGATAATAGGATACAGTGCAGCGTGCTCCTCACATGCTCTGTCGTTGGGATCCCGACACGGTGTCCTCAGCGCAGTAGCAGTGCAAGTGAAGCCCTTATACCCATACGGAGAGGTGGTTGACAGAGTGACTTCGGTGCCGCGTTCAGTCGTGTCCACCAGTAACGGCCCTTTATTCAGGCAGAACTTGCTGTTAAGAAATGAGAATAGCTATGGTTAGCAGACTTTATTTTCATAAACACTGCTATTTGATAAGcaaaatgtttatatgaatatgaatatatgtatatatatatatatatatatatatatatatatatattcatatatatatatacatatatatatatataaatatatataaatatatatatatatatatatatatacatatatatatatatatatatatatatatatatatatatatatatatatatatatatatatatatatatatatatatatatatatatatatatatatatatatcaatatatatatacatatacatatacatatatatatatatatatacatatatatatttatatatatatataaatatatatatatatatatatacatatatatatatatatatatatatatatatata
This portion of the Penaeus vannamei isolate JL-2024 chromosome 11, ASM4276789v1, whole genome shotgun sequence genome encodes:
- the LOC113822171 gene encoding cubilin, giving the protein MTPRMFACIVSVLVLAATTVAQVTTTTAQPATTTAAPVATATTTTTGQQTTTSAPDICLNASSSAANEVWLTTGSFKRFNSANYPSTYGSGDGQEWVFCATNPTDRIMVTCSDFQVGGFFFDCVDDTLTISNANSSKSKYCATNGPQLVQTTERGTKVTFTASTSNIYKGFTCTAQAVRETICESSVNRASYEVWLANGTSETFTSPNYPSNYGRGDSKRWIFCAIDPDDHIQISCSEFTVGGFFFDCTDDTLTISNADSESKFCLNKGPLLVDTTERGTEVTLSTTSPYGYKGFTCTATALRTPCRDPNDRASNEIWLENDQVEPFSSSGYPSSNYGSDDSREWRFCAVDSSDKIEVSCSAFHVGGAFFDCLDDTFTISNVDSTSKFCGITGPTSVTTNERGTSVKLRVYTGAIYDGFSCTAKAVRAEICMNATNPANNEVWLDAGNSKAFTSQNYPSNYGSGASAEWVFCAVNDTDKISISCSDFQVGGKFIFCLDDFLTISNTNSGQGPYCGTDKPDSVVTSQRGTTVKLSVSPSIHYKGFNCTATAVNQ